A section of the Halopiger aswanensis genome encodes:
- a CDS encoding YihY/virulence factor BrkB family protein, translating into MADSDSRPRLRTLARDVAAVARERQLSVKSAGLAYHAVNTLVPLLILALVGAALVDSLEPLLAAVSSATGLGGTGLEGAAATANGSARRRAAVLALCILLWSAVRLFQAINSAFTDVYGSRKDALYVDAATTVTLVTALYVVLATATLSVGVALVSVVGLSVSVLGGLPLAAGGSVLLAALLTGVFLPMYYWFPQADVSVREVLPGTAFAALSWTALAGGFRLYVATSESVALFGVAGAVLLILTWVYLGGLCLLLGAVLNAVLAGRVEPEDGWVPMRDLWSEYADVFK; encoded by the coding sequence ATGGCTGACTCCGACTCGAGACCCAGACTCCGAACGCTCGCCCGCGACGTCGCCGCGGTCGCCCGCGAGCGCCAGCTAAGCGTCAAGTCAGCGGGACTGGCCTACCACGCCGTCAATACGCTCGTCCCCTTGCTCATCCTCGCGCTCGTCGGCGCCGCGCTGGTCGACTCGCTCGAGCCGCTGCTCGCGGCGGTCTCGAGTGCGACCGGACTCGGCGGAACGGGACTCGAGGGGGCGGCGGCGACCGCAAACGGTAGCGCTCGGAGGCGAGCCGCCGTGCTGGCGCTGTGTATCCTCCTGTGGAGTGCGGTTCGGCTGTTTCAGGCGATCAACAGCGCGTTCACCGACGTCTACGGCTCGCGGAAGGACGCGTTGTACGTCGACGCGGCGACGACCGTGACGCTCGTGACGGCGCTCTACGTCGTCCTCGCGACGGCGACGCTTTCGGTCGGCGTCGCGCTGGTCAGCGTCGTCGGACTGAGCGTCTCGGTGCTTGGTGGCCTCCCGCTTGCCGCGGGCGGGTCTGTCCTCCTCGCGGCGCTCTTGACTGGCGTCTTCCTGCCGATGTACTACTGGTTTCCGCAAGCCGACGTCTCGGTACGGGAGGTGCTCCCGGGAACCGCGTTCGCGGCCCTCTCCTGGACCGCGCTGGCCGGCGGCTTCCGGCTCTACGTCGCGACCTCCGAGAGCGTCGCCCTGTTCGGCGTCGCCGGCGCGGTCCTCCTGATTCTGACGTGGGTGTACCTCGGCGGGCTCTGCCTACTGCTCGGTGCAGTCTTGAACGCCGTGCTCGCGGGACGCGTCGAACCGGAGGACGGCTGGGTGCCGATGCGGGACCTGTGGTCGGAGTACGCGGACGTGTTCAAGTGA
- a CDS encoding MEDS domain-containing protein, producing MSKQVSTHTSRYQTADDERGFTSTASTGDVRGPPGSVETHDDNDHFALIYEDRQQQFETAVRFIKEGLERGEQCLYVADDNTVDEVLEAMRTRGIEVDRALESGALVVHTAAETYRRTGEFDREAMLEFWADALADATADEFTGLRATAEMTWALEDDETELDDVCEYEELLNPLYDGEDYAVLCQYNRNRFPAEVLHDVLNTHPFLVYEDATVCQNFYYTPPEEYFGDDRPSRELDRKLATLVDRTDARTTIERRERYQRELYETIADPTASLGEKIERLLELGRQRLGLEIGYFTETRGEESFEIVEAVGEHDRIRAGVTDSLCDTYCEKLLASPGTIAVQDAAEAGWTDDPAYERFGLDAYFGTTVHVGGEEYGTLCFASERARPVPFTDAERTFLDLMGQCIEYELQRRQREQFLRESYRITADPERDFDEKLEELLELGCEWFGLEMGGLNHLPAWGGEFRLEKGVGLGVDPDEELWSDPGYGCFCRRTIEADEPVAMADVGGTDWEHDRIHREFGLTSYIGTRVMDGSTPYGTFWFGSTEPRDRPFSETERTFLELLGQWVSYELEREQREHHQQTLTRIAADPDRSFEEKVDDLFELGCERFDLELGGIAKIDPATDSFTVQAVNGDYDHDHLQPGAEAPLSETYCRATVDDDPLADITDPERAGFGNTLAYEEFGVETYLGTRIELETEPDRTFFFVSTGSRDRPFTDAERTFHQLMAQWIQYELERTQRERALEESNERLEQFAYAASHDLQEPLRMVTSYLQLLENRYADAFDEDGREFLAYAVDGADRMREMIDGLLAYSRIETQGDPLEPVELDALVDDVRADLQIQIEETGTEIATDDLPRVEGDASQLRQVFQNLLENAIQYSGDTPPAIRVDATRRGREWVISVEDDGIGIDPADQDRVFTVFDRLHSREEYEGTGIGLALCQRIVERHGGDIWVDSEPGEGSTFSFTLPAVRGR from the coding sequence ATGAGCAAACAGGTATCTACCCACACCAGCCGCTACCAGACAGCCGACGACGAACGCGGGTTCACGTCCACAGCGTCGACCGGCGATGTTCGCGGCCCGCCCGGATCGGTCGAGACCCACGACGACAACGACCACTTCGCCCTCATCTACGAAGATCGACAGCAGCAGTTCGAAACGGCCGTCCGGTTTATCAAAGAAGGACTCGAGCGCGGCGAACAGTGTCTCTACGTCGCCGACGACAACACCGTCGACGAGGTCCTCGAGGCGATGCGAACGCGCGGGATCGAGGTCGATCGTGCCCTCGAGTCCGGGGCGCTCGTCGTTCACACGGCCGCGGAGACCTACCGCCGGACCGGCGAGTTCGACCGCGAGGCGATGCTCGAGTTCTGGGCGGACGCCCTCGCGGACGCGACCGCCGACGAGTTTACGGGCCTCAGAGCGACCGCCGAGATGACGTGGGCGCTCGAGGACGACGAGACGGAACTCGACGACGTCTGCGAGTACGAGGAACTCCTCAATCCGCTCTACGACGGCGAAGACTACGCGGTCCTCTGTCAGTACAACCGAAACCGGTTCCCGGCCGAGGTTCTCCACGACGTCCTCAACACACATCCGTTTCTCGTCTACGAGGACGCGACCGTCTGTCAGAACTTCTACTACACGCCGCCCGAGGAGTACTTCGGCGACGACCGGCCGTCGCGGGAACTCGACCGGAAGTTGGCGACGCTCGTCGATCGGACCGACGCGCGAACGACGATCGAGCGCCGCGAGCGGTACCAGCGGGAACTCTACGAGACGATCGCGGACCCGACTGCATCGCTCGGCGAGAAGATCGAGCGCCTGCTCGAGCTAGGCCGCCAGCGGCTCGGCCTCGAGATCGGTTACTTCACGGAAACCCGCGGCGAGGAGTCGTTCGAGATCGTCGAAGCCGTCGGCGAGCACGACCGCATTCGGGCGGGCGTTACCGACTCGCTCTGTGACACGTACTGCGAGAAACTCCTCGCCTCGCCGGGAACGATCGCCGTGCAGGACGCGGCCGAGGCCGGGTGGACCGACGACCCCGCCTACGAGCGGTTCGGCCTGGACGCGTACTTCGGCACGACCGTCCACGTCGGCGGCGAGGAGTACGGCACGCTGTGTTTCGCCTCCGAGAGGGCGCGTCCCGTCCCGTTTACGGACGCCGAACGGACGTTCCTCGACCTGATGGGACAGTGCATCGAGTACGAACTCCAGCGCCGACAACGCGAGCAGTTCCTGCGGGAGAGCTACCGGATCACGGCCGACCCCGAGCGCGACTTCGACGAGAAACTCGAGGAGTTGCTCGAGTTGGGCTGCGAGTGGTTCGGCCTCGAGATGGGCGGGCTGAACCACCTCCCGGCGTGGGGCGGCGAGTTCCGGCTGGAGAAGGGGGTCGGTCTCGGCGTCGATCCCGACGAGGAACTGTGGTCGGATCCGGGGTACGGGTGTTTCTGCCGACGGACCATCGAAGCCGACGAACCGGTCGCGATGGCGGACGTTGGCGGCACCGACTGGGAGCACGATCGGATCCACCGCGAGTTCGGGTTGACGAGTTACATCGGGACGCGAGTGATGGACGGATCGACGCCGTACGGAACGTTCTGGTTCGGCAGTACGGAGCCCCGCGACCGGCCGTTCTCCGAGACCGAGCGGACGTTCCTCGAGTTGCTGGGCCAGTGGGTCAGCTACGAACTCGAGCGCGAACAGCGCGAACACCACCAGCAGACGCTGACTCGGATCGCCGCCGATCCCGATCGATCGTTCGAGGAGAAGGTAGACGATCTGTTCGAGTTGGGCTGCGAGCGGTTCGATCTCGAACTGGGCGGCATCGCGAAAATCGATCCCGCGACCGATTCGTTCACCGTACAGGCCGTAAACGGCGACTACGACCACGACCACCTCCAGCCCGGCGCGGAGGCGCCGCTCTCGGAAACCTACTGTCGGGCCACCGTCGACGACGACCCGCTGGCGGACATCACCGATCCAGAACGAGCCGGGTTCGGCAACACCCTCGCCTACGAGGAGTTCGGCGTCGAGACGTACCTCGGCACGCGCATCGAACTCGAGACCGAGCCCGATCGGACCTTCTTCTTCGTCTCGACGGGCTCGCGCGACCGCCCGTTCACGGACGCCGAACGGACCTTCCACCAGCTCATGGCCCAGTGGATCCAGTACGAACTCGAGCGAACCCAACGGGAACGAGCGCTCGAGGAGTCCAACGAGCGCTTAGAGCAGTTCGCCTACGCGGCCTCCCACGACCTCCAGGAGCCCCTGCGGATGGTCACGAGCTACCTCCAACTCCTCGAGAACCGCTACGCCGACGCCTTCGACGAGGACGGCCGGGAGTTCCTCGCGTACGCGGTCGACGGCGCCGACCGCATGCGCGAGATGATCGACGGCCTGCTGGCCTACTCCCGGATCGAGACCCAGGGCGATCCGCTCGAGCCGGTCGAACTGGACGCGCTCGTCGACGACGTTCGAGCGGACCTCCAGATTCAGATCGAAGAGACCGGCACCGAGATCGCGACCGACGACCTCCCCCGCGTCGAGGGCGACGCGAGCCAGTTGCGCCAGGTCTTCCAGAACTTACTCGAGAACGCGATCCAGTACAGCGGCGATACCCCGCCGGCGATCCGCGTCGATGCGACCCGCCGCGGACGGGAGTGGGTGATTTCGGTCGAAGACGACGGGATCGGCATCGATCCGGCCGATCAGGATCGGGTGTTTACCGTCTTCGATCGCCTCCACAGCCGCGAGGAGTACGAGGGGACGGGCATCGGGCTGGCGCTCTGTCAACGGATCGTCGAGCGCCATGGCGGCGACATCTGGGTCGACTCCGAACCCGGCGAGGGCTCGACGTTCTCGTTCACGCTGCCCGCGGTGCGCGGTCGATAA
- a CDS encoding phosphoribosyltransferase: protein MFTTRSEAGDRLAAELEARGVEADVVLGIPRGALPVARPVADALEADLDVVVARKMGAPNNPELALGAVASDGSVWYNDDLIDRLGVSDDYLERIRTEEAQNAREKADRYRDADGLPDIEGKRVLVVDDGVATGATATACLRQVRAADADYVGLAVPVGSPQSVADLEAEADEVIALETPENFRAVGQFYREFGQVTDEEAIRYLEGLGGRS, encoded by the coding sequence ATGTTCACCACTCGAAGCGAAGCGGGCGATCGACTCGCGGCCGAACTCGAGGCGCGGGGCGTCGAAGCCGACGTCGTCCTCGGCATCCCGCGCGGGGCCTTGCCCGTCGCGCGGCCGGTCGCGGACGCGCTCGAGGCCGATCTCGACGTCGTCGTCGCCCGAAAGATGGGGGCACCGAACAACCCGGAACTGGCGCTGGGCGCGGTCGCCAGCGACGGCAGCGTCTGGTACAACGACGACCTCATCGATCGGCTCGGCGTCTCCGACGACTACCTCGAACGGATCCGCACGGAGGAAGCCCAAAACGCCCGCGAGAAGGCCGACCGGTACCGCGACGCCGACGGATTGCCCGATATCGAGGGAAAACGCGTCCTTGTCGTCGACGACGGCGTCGCGACGGGCGCGACCGCGACGGCGTGTCTCCGACAGGTTCGCGCGGCCGACGCCGACTACGTCGGCCTGGCGGTCCCCGTCGGCTCGCCCCAGTCCGTCGCGGACCTCGAGGCCGAAGCCGACGAAGTGATCGCGCTCGAGACCCCCGAGAACTTCCGCGCGGTCGGGCAGTTCTACCGCGAGTTCGGGCAGGTGACCGACGAGGAAGCGATTCGCTATCTCGAGGGGCTGGGCGGCCGCTCCTAA
- a CDS encoding bacterio-opsin activator domain-containing protein, producing MATGDALAAAALETLPITVAVLDDDGEILLTNRSWREFEAGETDDHVGYDYVATAAMDADDDEHAQRATEGLESVLEGERDSFSMEYPCHSPDQKRWFMMRAGRFTADDAVRVTVVHLEITERKLAEIAAEESAEQVREEHRALEHVLERVDGLVREVTDAAVGAGSRDEIERRVCRRLVDTDPYVLAWIGRVDVTTRRVSPREWAGRDDVPLEDDDLVLGSDETHPAVRALEEAEPYVIQDLAEFEDADRWWPTGAGEQYHAVAAIPLTYGDVTYGVLTLFAAEPAVFDERELPILESLAETVSTALNAIEARRMLTTETVVELEATIEDPSLFVTELADALSTTVIYRGLTYDEGGTPLAFFRVETADADRAVDAATALEDVENASVLTEYDDSVVLELALGNGVITALADHGAVIQRFDADDRVLDLALELPNGQAARSAYDLLEERYDRVELRSYHETDQPTRTPRDLQSTIETKLTDRQQTALRKAYYADYFDWPRGVSGEELAESMDVSRSTFHQHLRAAQRKLLEELFAGDPTSEA from the coding sequence ATGGCCACCGGGGATGCACTCGCCGCCGCGGCTCTCGAGACGCTCCCGATCACCGTCGCCGTACTCGACGACGACGGCGAGATCCTCCTGACGAATCGCTCCTGGCGCGAGTTCGAAGCCGGCGAGACGGACGACCACGTCGGCTACGACTACGTCGCCACCGCTGCGATGGACGCGGACGACGACGAACACGCCCAGCGCGCGACCGAGGGCCTCGAGTCGGTGCTCGAGGGCGAGCGCGACTCGTTTTCGATGGAGTACCCCTGTCACTCGCCCGATCAGAAGCGGTGGTTCATGATGCGAGCGGGCCGGTTCACCGCCGATGATGCGGTGCGGGTGACGGTCGTCCACCTCGAGATCACCGAGCGGAAACTGGCCGAAATCGCCGCCGAGGAATCCGCCGAACAGGTGCGCGAAGAGCACCGCGCGCTGGAACACGTCCTCGAGCGCGTCGACGGACTCGTCCGCGAGGTTACCGACGCCGCGGTCGGCGCCGGCAGCCGCGACGAGATCGAGCGGCGGGTCTGTCGCCGACTCGTCGACACCGATCCCTACGTCCTCGCCTGGATCGGCCGCGTCGACGTGACGACGCGACGGGTCTCGCCCCGCGAGTGGGCCGGTCGGGACGACGTCCCCCTCGAGGACGACGATCTCGTTCTCGGCTCCGACGAGACGCATCCTGCCGTCCGCGCGCTCGAGGAAGCGGAGCCCTACGTGATTCAGGATCTCGCGGAGTTCGAGGACGCCGACCGGTGGTGGCCGACCGGAGCGGGCGAGCAGTATCACGCAGTCGCTGCGATCCCGCTGACCTACGGCGACGTCACCTACGGCGTGCTCACGCTCTTCGCCGCCGAGCCGGCGGTGTTCGACGAACGCGAGCTCCCGATCCTCGAGTCGCTCGCGGAGACGGTCTCGACGGCGCTGAACGCCATCGAGGCGCGGCGCATGCTGACGACCGAGACCGTCGTCGAACTCGAGGCGACGATCGAGGACCCGTCGCTGTTCGTCACGGAACTCGCCGACGCGCTGTCGACGACGGTCATCTACCGCGGGCTGACTTACGACGAGGGCGGCACGCCGCTGGCGTTCTTCCGCGTCGAAACGGCCGACGCCGACCGCGCCGTCGACGCTGCGACCGCCCTCGAGGACGTCGAGAACGCGTCCGTGCTGACCGAGTACGACGACAGCGTCGTCCTCGAGTTAGCGCTCGGAAACGGCGTCATCACCGCACTGGCCGACCACGGCGCCGTGATCCAGCGATTCGACGCCGACGATCGGGTACTCGATCTGGCCCTGGAGTTGCCAAACGGCCAGGCCGCCCGCTCGGCGTACGACCTGCTCGAGGAGCGGTACGATCGCGTCGAACTGCGCAGCTACCACGAGACGGACCAGCCGACGCGGACGCCCCGAGATCTGCAGTCGACGATCGAAACCAAACTGACGGACCGCCAGCAGACGGCGTTACGGAAGGCCTACTACGCCGATTACTTCGACTGGCCGCGGGGCGTCTCCGGCGAGGAACTGGCCGAATCGATGGACGTCTCCCGGTCGACGTTCCACCAGCACCTCCGGGCCGCACAGCGAAAGCTGCTCGAGGAACTGTTTGCCGGCGACCCCACTAGTGAGGCCTAG
- a CDS encoding DUF2196 domain-containing protein yields the protein MSSERPTAEELRQGITVEIVQGDQDVQSEDQEPIVGEIGTIYGDDPKGPEVELKSGVVGHVQSVVADE from the coding sequence ATGTCGAGCGAACGCCCTACCGCCGAGGAACTCCGCCAGGGAATCACCGTCGAGATCGTGCAGGGCGATCAGGACGTCCAGTCCGAGGATCAGGAGCCGATCGTCGGCGAAATCGGGACGATCTACGGCGACGATCCGAAGGGGCCGGAGGTGGAGCTGAAAAGCGGCGTCGTCGGCCACGTGCAGTCGGTCGTTGCGGACGAGTAA
- the msrB gene encoding peptide-methionine (R)-S-oxide reductase MsrB produces MESENDRTADDLPKSDAEWRERLSDEEYRILREAGTEPPFSGEYVDHKDDGSYACTACGAELFDSETKFESGCGWPSFYDVDDDKVETRLDTSHGMRRTEVLCAECGGHLGHVFEDGPEPTGKRYCINSVALEFEDDE; encoded by the coding sequence ATGGAATCCGAGAACGACCGCACCGCAGACGACCTACCGAAAAGCGACGCGGAGTGGCGCGAGCGACTCAGCGACGAGGAGTACCGCATCCTCCGCGAAGCCGGCACCGAGCCACCGTTCAGCGGCGAGTACGTCGACCACAAGGACGACGGCAGCTACGCCTGCACGGCCTGCGGCGCCGAACTGTTCGACTCCGAGACGAAGTTCGAGTCGGGCTGTGGCTGGCCCAGTTTCTACGACGTCGACGACGACAAGGTCGAGACCCGTCTCGACACCAGCCACGGCATGCGCCGCACCGAAGTCCTCTGTGCCGAGTGCGGCGGCCACCTCGGCCACGTCTTCGAGGACGGCCCCGAGCCGACGGGCAAGCGCTACTGCATCAACAGCGTCGCCCTCGAGTTCGAGGACGACGAGTAA
- a CDS encoding ornithine cyclodeaminase, with translation MTVARTVELEGHIIDSGTMGHCFGVVMDMGGEFEVEEFEVGRHKHAETYCRMTVMADTEEDLRAILHELNQQGATVADPRDATLEPAPEDGVVPIDFYSTTNHPTYVRVDGEWVEVADPEMDCALVVERGDPADPQGTGDAGEGDGEPRVSTKVLNAVEEGDLVVTGETGIRVEPPERPRDGGGSFGFMQGGVSSERPSESLIEEIADEMREVQAEDGNVLAVCGPAIVHAGGRDALADLVGAGYVDALSAGNGFAVHDLERDLYGTSLGVDTENLEHPREGHKHHIYTISEIVRLGGIEEAVEAGVVDEGVMYECVANDVPFVLAGSIRDDGPLPDTITDSIEAQNAIREQAHEADLVLMLSTLLHSVAVGNCLPSTTKTVCVDINPATVTQLLDRGSAQAIGMVTDIGTFIPMLRDELLE, from the coding sequence ATGACAGTTGCGCGTACCGTCGAACTCGAGGGCCACATCATCGATTCGGGGACGATGGGCCACTGCTTCGGCGTCGTGATGGACATGGGCGGCGAGTTCGAAGTCGAGGAGTTCGAGGTCGGCCGCCACAAACACGCCGAGACGTACTGCCGGATGACCGTCATGGCCGACACCGAAGAAGATTTGCGGGCGATCCTCCACGAACTCAACCAGCAGGGCGCGACCGTCGCCGACCCCCGCGACGCGACGCTCGAGCCGGCGCCGGAGGACGGGGTCGTGCCGATCGACTTCTACTCGACGACGAACCACCCGACCTACGTCCGCGTCGACGGTGAGTGGGTCGAGGTCGCAGACCCCGAGATGGATTGTGCACTCGTGGTCGAGCGGGGGGATCCGGCGGATCCGCAAGGAACCGGCGACGCCGGCGAAGGCGACGGTGAGCCACGGGTTTCCACCAAAGTCCTGAACGCCGTCGAGGAGGGCGACCTCGTCGTCACCGGCGAGACCGGCATCCGCGTCGAACCACCCGAGCGGCCCCGCGACGGCGGCGGCTCCTTCGGGTTTATGCAGGGCGGCGTCTCGAGCGAGCGTCCCTCCGAGTCGCTCATCGAGGAGATCGCCGACGAGATGCGCGAAGTGCAGGCCGAGGACGGGAACGTGCTCGCGGTCTGCGGTCCGGCGATCGTCCACGCAGGGGGCCGGGACGCCCTCGCGGACCTCGTGGGTGCGGGCTACGTCGACGCACTCAGCGCCGGCAACGGCTTCGCGGTCCACGATTTAGAGCGCGACCTGTACGGCACCTCGCTGGGCGTCGACACGGAGAACTTAGAGCACCCGCGGGAGGGCCACAAGCACCACATCTACACGATCAGCGAGATCGTCCGGCTGGGCGGCATCGAGGAAGCCGTCGAGGCGGGCGTCGTCGACGAGGGCGTGATGTACGAGTGCGTTGCGAACGACGTCCCCTTCGTGCTCGCGGGCTCGATCCGCGACGACGGCCCGCTCCCGGACACGATCACCGACTCGATCGAGGCCCAGAACGCGATCCGCGAGCAGGCCCACGAGGCCGACCTCGTGCTCATGCTCTCGACGCTGTTGCACTCCGTCGCCGTCGGGAACTGCCTGCCCTCGACCACCAAGACCGTCTGCGTCGACATCAACCCCGCGACGGTCACCCAACTGCTCGACCGCGGCAGCGCGCAAGCGATCGGCATGGTCACCGACATCGGGACGTTCATCCCCATGCTCCGGGACGAACTGCTCGAGTAG
- a CDS encoding class I SAM-dependent methyltransferase: MSEQSARPTTETETEAETDDIDHPVFAALYDLLPDSVLLRPHREYLARDLSGRVLEIGPGSGAMFPYVADGAAADLEYHAIEPDPNMRTRAAKAAREAGLSVDLRDARAESLPYPDDSFDAVVSALVFCTVQDPDAALAELARVLRPDGEFRFLEHVGNDGWRGTGQNLLNPLWSRASGGCNLTRNTVSRFAGHDAFAVEEIERLEFGFFPVTPVVRGTLRRERGGLGDALGDEPLESLGDLSGSGSRLSI; encoded by the coding sequence ATGTCGGAGCAATCAGCTCGACCGACGACCGAAACCGAGACCGAGGCCGAAACCGATGACATCGACCACCCCGTTTTCGCCGCGCTCTACGATCTGCTCCCCGACTCGGTGCTGCTCAGACCCCACCGCGAGTACCTCGCACGGGACCTCTCGGGACGGGTCCTCGAGATCGGCCCGGGAAGCGGGGCGATGTTCCCCTACGTCGCCGACGGCGCGGCGGCCGACCTCGAGTACCACGCGATCGAACCGGATCCGAACATGCGCACGCGTGCAGCGAAAGCGGCCCGCGAGGCCGGACTGTCCGTCGACCTGCGCGACGCTCGGGCCGAGTCGCTGCCCTACCCCGACGACTCGTTCGACGCGGTCGTCTCCGCGCTGGTCTTTTGCACCGTCCAGGACCCCGACGCCGCGCTGGCGGAGCTCGCTCGCGTCCTGCGACCCGACGGGGAGTTTCGGTTCCTCGAGCACGTCGGCAACGACGGCTGGCGCGGAACCGGCCAGAATCTGTTGAACCCGCTCTGGAGCCGGGCGTCGGGCGGCTGTAACCTCACTCGGAATACCGTCTCGCGGTTCGCCGGCCACGACGCGTTCGCCGTCGAGGAGATCGAGCGCCTCGAGTTCGGGTTCTTTCCGGTGACGCCGGTCGTCCGAGGCACGTTGCGCCGGGAGCGCGGCGGTTTGGGAGACGCGCTCGGTGACGAGCCGCTCGAGAGCCTCGGGGATTTATCGGGCTCGGGGTCCCGGCTGTCGATATGA
- a CDS encoding ERCC4 domain-containing protein: MRVVVTVDDREPAGLVEAVREHPDVTEVVVDRLPSGDIAIDSIGFERKTPRDYVSTAMGRSGPDLEEQVARMADSYDHSYLLLEGDFLDLESLRTAVSPESIRGSMASITARHEVPVVPCTDRSRLVDFAIRLGRKHAEDPSSRRLPVGAVASRREPTTKRMYGCIDGIGPELATTLYERYPTVESLLAADLEDLTRIDGIGETRAETIYAAFRE, from the coding sequence ATGCGCGTCGTCGTCACCGTCGACGACCGGGAGCCCGCGGGCCTCGTCGAGGCCGTCCGCGAGCACCCCGACGTGACGGAGGTCGTCGTCGACCGGCTCCCGTCGGGTGACATCGCGATCGACTCGATCGGCTTCGAACGGAAGACGCCCCGCGACTACGTCAGCACGGCGATGGGCCGCTCCGGCCCCGACCTCGAGGAGCAGGTCGCGCGGATGGCCGACTCCTACGACCACTCCTACCTCCTGCTGGAGGGCGACTTCCTCGACCTCGAGTCGCTGCGGACGGCCGTCTCCCCCGAGTCGATCCGCGGCTCGATGGCCTCGATTACGGCCCGCCACGAGGTACCCGTCGTCCCCTGTACGGATCGCAGCCGACTCGTCGACTTCGCGATTCGGCTCGGCCGGAAACACGCGGAAGATCCCTCGAGCCGGCGACTCCCGGTCGGCGCGGTCGCGAGTCGCAGGGAACCGACGACCAAGCGGATGTACGGCTGCATCGACGGTATCGGTCCCGAACTTGCGACCACGCTGTACGAGCGGTATCCAACCGTCGAATCGCTGCTCGCGGCCGACCTCGAGGACCTCACGCGGATCGACGGGATCGGCGAGACGCGGGCGGAGACGATCTACGCAGCGTTTCGGGAATGA
- a CDS encoding NAD(P)H-hydrate dehydratase: MGRLQRTLSNVSEESGMDNGRVAVVGGSIDYPNQPAITGMAALRTGSDHVRALVAENIYEIVASHSPNLLTSYYAGERFSEDAVEQTLDICEWADALVIGPGLVDAETEAVCETIDGVDVPVVVDALAIEPALDADLSSAILTPSSSEDDPIRDGYGSLEAFTEETGAVITLTGGVDEIITGGERLRNETGTSAMTVAGTGDTMAGITASLLGQGMDRTEAAELGAWILGKSGELATAEYGPGVLATDVIERIPDTIR; encoded by the coding sequence ATGGGACGACTCCAGCGAACGCTCTCGAACGTCTCCGAGGAGTCGGGGATGGACAACGGCCGCGTCGCCGTCGTCGGCGGCAGCATCGACTACCCGAACCAGCCGGCGATCACCGGCATGGCGGCGCTGCGGACCGGGTCGGACCACGTCCGGGCGCTGGTCGCCGAGAACATCTACGAGATCGTCGCGAGTCACTCGCCGAACCTGCTGACGAGTTACTACGCCGGCGAGCGGTTCAGCGAGGACGCCGTCGAGCAAACCCTGGATATCTGCGAGTGGGCCGACGCGCTCGTGATCGGTCCCGGACTCGTCGACGCGGAGACCGAAGCGGTCTGCGAGACCATCGACGGCGTCGACGTGCCGGTCGTCGTCGACGCGCTCGCGATCGAGCCCGCGCTCGACGCCGACCTCTCGAGTGCGATCCTCACGCCGAGCAGTTCGGAGGACGATCCGATTCGGGACGGCTACGGCTCGCTCGAGGCGTTTACGGAGGAGACGGGCGCGGTCATTACGCTGACCGGCGGCGTCGACGAGATAATCACCGGCGGCGAACGGCTGCGCAACGAGACGGGAACGTCGGCGATGACCGTCGCCGGGACCGGCGACACGATGGCCGGGATCACGGCCTCGCTGCTCGGACAGGGGATGGACCGGACGGAAGCCGCGGAACTAGGCGCGTGGATCCTCGGCAAGAGCGGCGAACTCGCGACGGCCGAGTACGGGCCGGGCGTCCTTGCGACGGACGTGATCGAGCGGATCCCGGATACGATCCGGTAA